A single region of the Candidatus Zixiibacteriota bacterium genome encodes:
- the arcC gene encoding carbamate kinase: protein MTDSSSKSFKTAVVALGGNAITRPDLEDTIANQFANTRKSLDGIIEILKAGYNLAITHGNGPQVGNAILRVELARGQAPILPLGICVADTEGGMGYMIEQSLQNRLKKEGITRPVVTIITQILIDMNDPQTSKPTKFVGQFYKEDEAKRFAQERGWVVKKDSNRGWRRVVPSPVPLSVVESETIKSLVSNGTIVICGGGGGIPVYIDDKGNLEGYDSVIDKDLASAVLGRDINAEILFILTSVDRVAINFGRLDEKWLDKMTVSEAEQYMKEGHFPPGSMGPKIQAGIKFIRDGGKKVIITSFNLAAKALEGSAGTVIVPD from the coding sequence ATGACGGATTCGTCATCGAAGAGTTTTAAGACAGCGGTGGTGGCATTGGGCGGCAATGCCATCACCCGCCCCGATCTGGAAGATACTATCGCCAACCAGTTTGCCAATACCCGCAAATCGCTTGACGGTATCATTGAAATTCTGAAAGCCGGATACAATCTGGCTATTACTCATGGCAACGGTCCCCAGGTGGGCAACGCCATTCTCCGCGTTGAACTGGCGCGGGGGCAGGCGCCCATACTGCCGCTCGGAATCTGCGTCGCCGATACCGAGGGGGGCATGGGGTACATGATTGAGCAGTCCCTTCAAAATCGCCTCAAAAAGGAAGGGATAACTCGCCCCGTGGTAACTATTATCACCCAGATTCTGATAGATATGAATGACCCGCAGACATCCAAACCGACCAAATTTGTGGGTCAATTTTATAAAGAGGATGAAGCCAAGCGCTTCGCCCAGGAGCGTGGCTGGGTAGTCAAGAAAGACTCCAATCGCGGCTGGCGGCGCGTGGTTCCATCGCCCGTTCCTCTTTCGGTGGTCGAATCAGAGACTATAAAATCCCTCGTAAGCAACGGCACCATAGTCATCTGTGGTGGTGGCGGCGGTATCCCGGTCTATATCGATGATAAAGGAAATCTGGAAGGATATGATTCGGTGATAGATAAGGACCTTGCATCGGCCGTCTTAGGGCGGGATATCAATGCCGAAATTCTCTTTATATTGACTTCAGTTGACCGCGTCGCGATAAATTTCGGGCGTCTCGATGAAAAGTGGCTCGATAAGATGACTGTATCGGAAGCCGAGCAGTATATGAAGGAGGGGCATTTCCCGCCCGGTTCCATGGGTCCCAAAATTCAAGCCGGAATAAAATTTATCCGCGACGGCGGCAAGAAAGTGATAATTACGTCGTTCAACTTGGCGGCGAAGGCGCTCGAAGGGAGCGCCGGGACTGTTATAGTGCCTGACTGA
- the sucC gene encoding ADP-forming succinate--CoA ligase subunit beta — protein sequence MKIHEYQAKDIFAAAGIPVPRGKMASTVAEAVAIAESFGRPVMIKSQVHVGGRGKAGGIQYAENVEAARVWAQKIIGMDIKGLTVKKVLVTEAADIVTESYVGIIIDRAQKKPVIMVSAAGGVDIEEVAAKTPEKIHKFAVDPVYGLRAYQARDLAAKLYTDINQIRQAADIILKLYDVYWKVDASLVEINPLITTPDGKVVALDAKINIDDNGLYRQKEVAAMRDLDAEDPSEVEAREGDLSFVKLNGSIGCIVNGAGLAMATMDLVKYYGGEPANFLDIGGSSNPQKVLTAMRIILRDSNVRAILINIFGGITRCDDVAAGIVMAYEQLKPEVPIVVRLTGTNEEKAKVILKKVNLESADTLDNVVKKAIRLANLENTEAGVGR from the coding sequence ATGAAGATACATGAGTATCAAGCCAAGGATATTTTTGCGGCCGCCGGAATTCCGGTGCCGCGAGGCAAAATGGCTTCCACGGTGGCGGAAGCGGTCGCTATTGCCGAATCCTTTGGGCGTCCGGTCATGATTAAATCGCAGGTGCATGTCGGAGGAAGAGGCAAAGCCGGCGGTATTCAGTACGCCGAAAATGTAGAAGCGGCGCGCGTCTGGGCGCAGAAAATTATTGGAATGGATATCAAAGGACTGACGGTCAAGAAAGTCCTGGTCACCGAAGCCGCCGACATAGTAACGGAATCATACGTCGGTATCATTATCGACCGCGCTCAAAAGAAGCCGGTTATCATGGTCTCGGCCGCCGGTGGTGTTGATATCGAGGAAGTGGCTGCCAAGACGCCGGAAAAAATTCATAAATTCGCCGTCGATCCGGTTTATGGCTTGCGCGCTTATCAGGCGCGCGACCTTGCCGCCAAGTTGTACACTGATATTAATCAGATTCGGCAGGCGGCAGATATAATTCTCAAACTTTATGATGTCTATTGGAAAGTAGATGCCTCACTGGTGGAAATCAATCCCCTGATTACCACTCCGGACGGCAAAGTGGTGGCTCTCGATGCCAAGATAAATATTGATGATAACGGTCTCTATCGTCAGAAAGAGGTCGCCGCCATGCGCGACCTGGATGCGGAAGACCCCTCGGAAGTGGAAGCCCGCGAGGGAGACCTCTCTTTTGTCAAATTGAACGGCAGTATCGGATGCATCGTCAACGGCGCCGGGCTGGCGATGGCGACTATGGACCTGGTCAAGTATTACGGCGGCGAGCCGGCGAATTTCCTTGATATTGGAGGCTCCTCCAATCCGCAGAAAGTTCTTACCGCCATGAGAATTATTCTTCGCGACAGCAATGTCCGGGCGATACTTATCAATATCTTCGGCGGCATTACCCGCTGCGATGATGTTGCCGCCGGCATTGTGATGGCGTACGAACAGCTGAAACCGGAAGTGCCGATTGTGGTGCGACTGACCGGCACCAATGAAGAGAAGGCGAAGGTAATTTTAAAGAAAGTCAATCTGGAGTCGGCCGATACACTCGACAATGTGGTTAAGAAAGCAATCCGGCTGGCGAATCTCGAAAATACGGAAGCGGGGGTGGGAAGATGA
- a CDS encoding CCA tRNA nucleotidyltransferase: protein MCRITKEVVTAILKKGKIYEVGGAVRDNLLGLPVKERDYLVTGIPYQELAALLQRHGRVDLVGRSFGVIKFTQHFGNDKVTFDISLPRREFSTGVGHRDFAVSFDPNLPVEEDLTRRDFTVNAMAIPLGGGEIVDPVGGRADLERRIIRMVSPQSFTEDPLRMLRAIQFAARFHFEIEPVTFAAIMEHAELMATISPERIADELNKLLVRAEQPSLGFRLMQESGLLKQILPELEETVGVEQPGGFHMYDVFEHTLRTVDAAPAVLHIRLAALFHDITKPQAKQLTETGATFYGHEKTGARAAVRAMRRLRYSNELIESVKILVDRHMFTTAVTDKGRRRLIRRVGTELIFDLLDLRRADVVAQGRGGSTADVDQFEKEIRQEIENRSPFGLRDLAVKGNDLMDEFGLAESPLIGQILNYLLEKVLDEPGDNVRERLLEFARSYLANRDNKNKATNISGETE from the coding sequence ATGTGCAGGATTACGAAAGAAGTGGTTACAGCGATATTAAAGAAAGGGAAGATATACGAGGTCGGCGGAGCCGTGCGCGATAATCTTCTGGGACTGCCGGTAAAGGAACGTGATTATCTGGTAACGGGGATACCATATCAGGAACTGGCGGCTCTTCTGCAGAGGCACGGTCGGGTTGACCTGGTGGGGCGTTCCTTTGGGGTAATAAAATTTACGCAACATTTCGGGAATGATAAGGTTACCTTTGATATCTCCCTTCCGCGTCGAGAATTCTCCACGGGAGTCGGGCATCGCGATTTTGCGGTATCCTTTGACCCGAATCTCCCGGTCGAAGAGGACCTGACTCGCCGCGATTTTACGGTCAATGCCATGGCGATTCCGCTGGGTGGAGGCGAAATTGTTGACCCGGTCGGCGGCAGGGCTGACCTGGAGCGAAGAATTATTCGGATGGTTTCGCCGCAGTCGTTTACCGAAGACCCTCTGAGGATGCTACGGGCTATTCAATTCGCCGCCCGCTTTCATTTTGAAATCGAGCCGGTCACTTTCGCGGCGATTATGGAGCATGCGGAGTTGATGGCGACGATTTCTCCGGAACGAATCGCCGACGAACTGAACAAATTGCTGGTGCGGGCAGAACAGCCGTCACTCGGTTTCCGCCTGATGCAAGAAAGCGGCCTTCTGAAACAGATTCTGCCGGAGCTGGAAGAGACAGTCGGCGTGGAGCAGCCGGGCGGGTTTCATATGTATGATGTTTTCGAACATACGCTGAGGACGGTCGATGCCGCCCCGGCGGTACTGCATATTCGCCTGGCGGCGCTATTCCACGATATTACCAAACCGCAGGCGAAGCAATTGACCGAAACCGGCGCAACTTTTTACGGTCATGAGAAAACCGGGGCGCGGGCTGCCGTGCGCGCCATGCGCCGCCTCCGCTATTCTAACGAATTGATTGAAAGTGTGAAGATACTGGTTGACCGGCATATGTTCACAACCGCCGTTACCGACAAAGGGCGTCGCCGTCTGATTCGCCGGGTTGGCACCGAATTGATTTTTGACCTGCTCGACCTGCGACGCGCCGATGTGGTGGCGCAGGGACGGGGCGGAAGCACGGCCGATGTCGACCAGTTCGAAAAGGAGATTCGCCAAGAGATTGAAAATCGCTCTCCTTTCGGATTAAGAGACCTTGCCGTCAAAGGAAATGATTTAATGGACGAATTCGGGCTCGCCGAGTCGCCGCTTATAGGCCAGATTCTGAACTACCTTCTGGAGAAAGTTCTTGATGAGCCCGGCGACAATGTTCGGGAGAGACTTCTGGAGTTCGCCCGTTCCTATCTTGCCAATCGAGACAATAAGAATAAAGCAACTAATATATCTGGAGAGACTGAATGA
- a CDS encoding cyclic 2,3-diphosphoglycerate synthase, with translation MKKRKIIIMGAAGRDFHNFNVLYRNNKEVEVVAFTATQIPEIEGRRYPRSLAGPQYPKGIPIFPEEELLDLIVKYDVDEVIFSYSDVPYDYVMDKAAYVMATGARFAVEGGFPTMIRSRKPVVAVCAVRTGCGKSQTTRRVAQVLQNMGFKVVAVRHPMPYGDLSKQACQRFATYADLDKHNCTIEEREEYEPHINRGIVVYAGIDYELILHQAEKEADVILWDGGNNDMPFYRPDVHITVVDPHRPGHEISYYPGQNNFLMANVIVINKIDTAPPEGINEVRGNIQYYNPDAAVIDAASPISVEDAAIIRGKKVLVIEDGPTTTHGEMKYGAGMMAAMKYGASEIVDPRPYTVGTITETFQKYPEIGSLLPAMGYFGKQLSDLEKTIDRTECEAVIVATPIDLRRVIKIKKPSVRVFYDLQEIGKPDMVDVLKEHFVPNRKGKARSKKK, from the coding sequence ATGAAAAAGAGAAAAATCATAATCATGGGGGCGGCCGGACGTGATTTCCACAATTTCAACGTTCTCTATCGAAATAACAAAGAAGTTGAAGTGGTCGCTTTTACTGCCACCCAGATTCCTGAAATCGAGGGGAGACGATACCCCCGGTCGCTGGCGGGACCGCAGTACCCCAAAGGTATTCCCATTTTTCCCGAGGAAGAGCTTCTGGACCTGATTGTCAAATATGACGTTGATGAAGTCATCTTTTCATATTCTGACGTGCCTTACGATTATGTTATGGACAAGGCGGCATATGTCATGGCGACCGGCGCCCGGTTTGCGGTCGAAGGGGGATTTCCGACCATGATAAGATCGCGCAAGCCGGTGGTGGCGGTCTGCGCCGTAAGAACCGGATGCGGCAAGTCTCAGACTACCCGCCGCGTTGCCCAGGTACTGCAGAATATGGGCTTCAAAGTCGTGGCGGTCCGTCACCCCATGCCGTACGGAGACCTCTCCAAGCAGGCCTGTCAACGTTTTGCCACTTATGCCGACCTCGACAAGCATAATTGCACCATCGAAGAGCGGGAAGAGTATGAGCCGCATATCAATCGCGGTATTGTCGTTTATGCCGGAATTGATTATGAATTGATTCTCCATCAGGCAGAGAAAGAAGCGGACGTCATTCTCTGGGACGGCGGCAACAACGATATGCCTTTCTATCGCCCCGACGTTCATATAACCGTGGTTGACCCGCACCGACCGGGGCATGAAATCAGTTACTATCCGGGACAGAACAATTTCCTCATGGCGAATGTAATCGTAATCAACAAGATAGATACTGCGCCGCCGGAAGGCATCAACGAGGTTCGCGGCAATATCCAGTACTACAATCCGGACGCGGCTGTAATAGACGCCGCTTCGCCGATTTCGGTGGAAGATGCCGCGATTATCCGCGGTAAGAAGGTGCTGGTCATCGAGGATGGTCCCACCACCACCCACGGTGAAATGAAATATGGGGCCGGGATGATGGCGGCTATGAAATATGGGGCATCAGAAATCGTTGACCCGCGTCCCTATACTGTGGGCACCATCACAGAGACATTCCAGAAATATCCGGAGATTGGCTCGCTTCTTCCGGCGATGGGGTATTTCGGCAAACAGCTCTCCGACCTGGAGAAGACGATTGACCGCACCGAATGCGAGGCGGTAATCGTGGCGACCCCCATTGACCTGCGCCGCGTCATTAAGATAAAAAAGCCCTCAGTGCGGGTCTTTTATGATTTGCAGGAAATCGGGAAACCGGATATGGTCGATGTTCTCAAAGAGCATTTTGTTCCTAATCGCAAGGGGAAAGCCAGGTCAAAGAAGAAATGA